The Candidatus Saccharibacteria bacterium RAAC3_TM7_1 nucleotide sequence TAATCGTTAGAACGCCGTCTTTCAAGACCGCTTCGACTTCTTCTTCCTTAACGGCGACCGGCAGGGCTACAGTACGGCTAAATTCGCCCCAGTAGCACTCCTGGATGTGCCAGTTGCTGACCTCTGAGTCGTCACCGCTTGAGAGCGTGCCGCTGATAGTCAGGATGCCGTCTGAGATACTAACGTCGAGGTCTTCTTTGTTGACACCGGCGGTACGTGCTTTTACGATCAGCCTGTCTTCTGTCTCATAGACATCGACAGCGAGCTGACCAGGAAAGTCCTCTTCTGCTTCGTCCCAGCTCGCGTCGTCGGCTGGTTGAGCCGGCGCCTGGACATTATTGGTTTGTGAGAGATCGTCGTCATTCAAGAAGGCTGCTGCGAGCTCGTCTTCAATGAGCAAATCGTCATTTTGTTTACGGGCCATGATTTCCTCCACTTCCATCTAAGGCTCTATTGACAGATTGTCCCCTTCAGTATAACGAAGCGTTAGCGTATAATCAACAGCTAGAAAGTGCAAAACGTAAAAAGTACAATGTTTGACCAAGTCCTGCAAATTATCGCTCCTCACCACTGTTACGGATGCGGCAAAATCGGACAACTGCTGTGTGTGAATTGTAAATACGACATCGCGAATGAGCAGATTTTGGTCTGCATCGTATGCCAGCGACCTAGCATACATGGCATTTGTCAAATGTGCCGCGTTCCGTATCAAAAGGCCTGGTGTGTTGGGGAGCGACGTGATGTGCTGGAGCGGTTGATTGACGCCTACAAGTTTGAACACGTAAGAGCAGCTCATATGACACTTGCCGAACTACTCAATGCTACTCTGCCAGTTATGCCACCAGGTACCGTTGTTGTGCCTTTACCGACTATCCGCCCGCATATCCGTCAGCGAGGCTATGATCATATGCTGCTCATCGCTCGGGCTTTTGTACGAATGCGGCATCTACGTATCGATACCAGCCTGCGCCGCACAGGCATCAGTAAGCAGCTCGGTTCATCACGCCGTGAGCGCACTCAACAGGCTAAATCCGCCTATAGCGTCGCGAAGAAGCTGGACGGCTCACGTCCCTATTTACTTCTCGATGATGTCTTTACGACCGGCGCATCACTTCACTATGCGGCCGAAGCCCTGCGAGTGGCCGGCGCGCACCAAGTCTGGGTGTCCGTCATCGCCCGCCAGCCCCTCGACAAGTAGCCGCTACATCTGTTAAAATACAGCGAGTCACTTAGGGAGAGGTGACCGAGTGGTTGAAGGTACCGGTCTTGAAAACCGGCGTGGGGTAAAACTCACCGAGGGTTCGAATCCCTCCCTCTCCGCCAAATTAAAACCCGACCATGTGGTCGGGTTTTTATTTACCGTGAAAAACTAAACGCTCGTGCCGCTACCGGCGCCACCCGTGAAGCTATCGAGTACGAAATTGACGATCGCGTAGGCCAAGAGGGCGATAATCACGCCGACGATTGCGTAGAGGATGGTGTTTTTGGCTGCAGTCACCGCTGTTGAGCTACCGCCAGAGATGACGTAGCGCAGGCCGCCGATGATGATCATGATAACCGATACGGCGCCGAGTACGAAGAGAAGGACGTTAGTAATCGTCCGGAAAATACCGGTTTGACCAAAGAGATCAGTAGTTTGACTATTGCCGCGTGCCGCTTCTGCGCCGCCCTGAATAGTACCGTCAAATGCACCTACCATCGGTGCTGCGTAGATGGCGAGCACCAACGCTGCCGTGAGAAATGAAGGTAAAACTGTCCGAATCATTGTTTTGGTCATGTATTTTCCTTTGTTTAATTCTATTTCCACTATAACAAAATGCTTCAAATAGTCTACTCGTCGCCCCTGTTTCGTGGTACAATTGTCCA carries:
- a CDS encoding hypothetical protein (RAAC3_TM7_1_326); its protein translation is MTKTMIRTVLPSFLTAALVLAIYAAPMVGAFDGTIQGGAEAARGNSQTTDLFGQTGIFRTITNVLLFVLGAVSVIMIIIGGLRYVISGGSSTAVTAAKNTILYAIVGVIIALLAYAIVNFVLDSFTGGAGSGTSV
- a CDS encoding putative amidophosphoribosyltransferase (RAAC3_TM7_1_325), encoding MFDQVLQIIAPHHCYGCGKIGQLLCVNCKYDIANEQILVCIVCQRPSIHGICQMCRVPYQKAWCVGERRDVLERLIDAYKFEHVRAAHMTLAELLNATLPVMPPGTVVVPLPTIRPHIRQRGYDHMLLIARAFVRMRHLRIDTSLRRTGISKQLGSSRRERTQQAKSAYSVAKKLDGSRPYLLLDDVFTTGASLHYAAEALRVAGAHQVWVSVIARQPLDK
- a CDS encoding Small heat shock protein (RAAC3_TM7_1_324) — encoded protein: MEVEEIMARKQNDDLLIEDELAAAFLNDDDLSQTNNVQAPAQPADDASWDEAEEDFPGQLAVDVYETEDRLIVKARTAGVNKEDLDVSISDGILTISGTLSSGDDSEVSNWHIQECYWGEFSRTVALPVAVKEEEVEAVLKDGVLTISFNKVKQEQAKKITIQ